The Pocillopora verrucosa isolate sample1 chromosome 14, ASM3666991v2, whole genome shotgun sequence genome has a segment encoding these proteins:
- the LOC131771167 gene encoding uncharacterized protein, translated as MRSFSVQVLVILTTFGGLCSVIAKSVSQRTSSKDEASCDFEGNTHPADTTFVTADCSAQCYCTVDGDLSCLPICPTPAPTQCPPGSVLREEEYPAVSGGGRCTCKRRFCALEKVLCFRKENGEKYKVGETFSLNNCSKTCRCNENGQISCAPTCSKNICPKGTRPKRNGEIQLENNCSCAIQECVPVPKSFCYVDGRRFRRGRVFITKDCKLKCRCKKNGKTRCTRLCKKKQNKQECGPDETLENINESSAGGRCSCETKICISTLANVWGNKVSHLESRNTRDA; from the exons ATGCGTTCATTTTCTGTTCAAGTACTTGTGATCCTGACAACGTTTGGAGGACTTTGTTCAG TGATAGCCAAGAGTGTATCACAACGAACAAGCTCAAAAg ATGAAGCAAGCTGTGATTTCGAGGGGAACACCCACCCAGCCGACACCACGTTTGTCACGGCCGACTGTTCTGCGCAGTGCTACTGTACGGTAGATGGAGATTTAAGCTGTCTGCCTATTTGCCCTACTCCTGCACCTACTCAATGCCCCCCCGGAAGTGTCCTGAGAGAGGAAGAATACCCAGCTGTTTCAGGAGGTGGCCGTTGTACTTGTAAGAGAAGATTCTGCGCCCTTGAAAAAG TTCTGTGTTTCAGaaaggaaaatggagaaaaatacaaagttgGAGAGACATTTAGCTTGAATAACTGCTCCAAGACATGCAGATGTAATGAAAACGGTCAAATATCATGTGCGCCGACGTGCTCGAAAAATATCTGTCCCAAGGGAACACGGCCCAAAAGGAACGGTGAAATACAACTTGAAAATAACTGTTCGTGCGCCATACAGGAATGTGTCCCAG TTCCCAAATCGTTCTGTTACGTCGATGGTCGACGATTTAGGCGCGGTCGCGTTTTCATTACGAAAGACTGCAAGCTCAAGTGCCGCTGCAAGAAGAACGGCAAAACGCGATGTACAAGGTTATGtaagaagaaacaaaataaacaagagtGCGGCCCAGATGAAACATTGGAAAATATTAATGAATCGTCTGCTGGGGGAAGATGCTCATGTGAGACAAAGATCTGTATATCGACCTTGG CAAATGTCTGGGGAAATAAAGTGAGTCATCTTGAAAGCAGGAATACCAGAG atGCATAG
- the LOC131771163 gene encoding uncharacterized protein, whose translation MFLLDKSGTTLEDRKEVSQAAQEAKLDRELRRFEEELELFLIDKDHFLEDLYRRLKQITSLWKSWRCQRLRDISVTQLVSAKQIEDLIHWEQNLPGKKKTITKIEKPTDMLIRFLQACLESRQLYEQFLLSIYKPLHLFFSDDKAAPFSEALGRVLEKWSYLLEPGPIDHRLLSAESSEAVHNMNLSKKPRDTNFNLILRLVPDFAVKGFEALYLARQWRALLGYSGYSRELKFIQIRRQRRSREHISSEPANIPVPFSIFHNLERKLNQSRDRYKTVDPRNHVTKAVLHHETHTNTNYGVQGTFARSTNDETKFTSFTRESNEQRIHRLQTDLKREQLQVQRLRNELLHVEIASRYMREPPMLRPLFDILASTKGKCRMLRNEISKQACQPDCAFDKIPDSRGLMQSSKDSFTSERKRLASRALLTSWHRAQTT comes from the exons ATGTTTTTGCTGGATAAATCTGGGACAACT TTGGAAGATCGGAAGGAAGTGTCACAGGCGGCCCAGGAGGCGAAACTAGATAGAGAACTGCGCCGTTTTGAAGAGGAGTTGGAATTGTTCTTAATTGATAAAGATCACTTTTTGGAAGATCTCTACCGCCGATTAAAACAAATTACTTCTCTCTGGAAATCATGGAGATGTCAGAGATTGCGTGATATTTCTGTAACGCAACTCGTGTCCGCAAAACAG ATTGAAGATCTTATTCACTGGGAACAAAACCTCCCTGGGAAGAAGAAGACtataacaaaaatagaaaaaccaaCAGATATGCTGATCAGATTCCTTCAAGCTTGTCTCGAATCCAGACAGCTTTACGAACAATTCCTCCTCTCAATTTACAAACCTCTTCACCTGTTCTTTAGTGATGACAAAGCTGCCCCTTTTTCCGAGGCATTGGGTCGAGTTCTCGAGAAGTGGAGTTACCTACTCGAACCAGGCCCCATAGATCACAGACTACTGAGTGCAGAGAGTTCCGAAGCAGTCCACAACATGAACTTGTCAAAGAAACCACGTGACACAAATTTCAACCTTATTCTGCGGCTAGTGCCGGACTTCGCCGTAAAAGGCTTCGAAGCTCTTTACCTTGCGCGACAGTGGAGAGCTCTTTTAGGTTACTCGGGTTACAGTAGAGAATTGAAATTCATTCAAATCCGGAGACAGCGTCGATCAAGAGAGCACATCAGTAGTGAGCCCGCAAATATTCCCGTTCCTTTCAGCATATTTCATAATTTGGAAAGAAAACTTAACCAATCGAGAGATCGATACAAAACAGTGGACCCAAGAAATCACGTTACAAAAGCTGTACTCCACCATGAAACTCACACCAACACGAATTATGGCGTGCAAGGAACATTTGCAAGATCCACCAATGACGAAACGAAATTCACTTCATTTACCCGCGAGTCTAACGAACAGCGAATCCACCGTTTGCAGACAGATCTGAAACGTGAACAACTACAAGTGCAGAGGCTTAGAAACGAACTTCTTCACGTTGAAATTGCGTCGCGCTACATGAGGGAACCGCCAATGCTAAGACCACTGTTTGACATTCTGGCTTCTACCAAGGGAAAGTGCCGCATGTTAAGAAATGAGATTTCAAAACAGGCTTGCCAGCCCGATTGTGCTTTTGACAAAATCCCTGACTCCAGAGGTTTGATGCAATCAAGTAAGGACTCTTTCACGTCAGAAAGGAAAAGGTTAGCCTCCAGGGCTCTTTTGACCTCTTGGCACCGCGCGCAAACCACTTAG